One window from the genome of Gimesia aquarii encodes:
- a CDS encoding sigma-54-dependent transcriptional regulator: MKTNSGSLLVVDDDQNILEAMADYLRSLGHRTETSLTCLDAIERLKEFPFQVVVCDVNLPDQDGFQLLEWVKENSPETAVIMLTGFGTIESAVEAIRLGAFEYLTKPVIDEELSLTIERCLEQRQVVEENKSLKAQLDQRFGLANIVGQDYKMQKMFDLIESVADTRTTVLILGENGTGKTMTARAIHQLSDRCSKPFVEVACGALPDTLLESELFGHKAGAFTGATHDKIGKFLQADGGTLFLDEIATSSPSLQVKLLRVLQDREFEAVGDNKTHSVDIRLILATNQNLEEMVAKGEFRQDLYYRINVITLTQPALRERISDIPLLIEHYLKIYNEQVGKSIKGFDASAVQAMLKYSWPGNVRELINVIERSVVLTKGDYIRIHDLPEQIRQEQSFLASSSNRVGNASLKSALANPERQIIIEALEANGWNRQNTAKALGINRTTLYKKMKKYEIDFEKQLMH; the protein is encoded by the coding sequence ATGAAGACAAATTCTGGTTCATTACTGGTAGTTGACGACGATCAAAATATTCTGGAAGCGATGGCTGACTATTTAAGAAGTCTCGGCCATCGTACAGAAACATCATTAACATGTCTGGATGCTATTGAGCGTCTGAAGGAATTCCCATTCCAAGTGGTCGTCTGCGATGTCAATTTACCAGACCAGGATGGCTTTCAATTGTTGGAATGGGTGAAAGAGAACTCTCCTGAAACTGCCGTAATTATGTTGACAGGATTCGGAACTATCGAAAGTGCCGTAGAGGCGATTCGGCTTGGTGCTTTCGAATATTTGACCAAACCAGTCATTGATGAAGAACTAAGCCTGACCATTGAACGATGTTTGGAACAGAGGCAGGTTGTAGAGGAAAACAAGTCACTAAAAGCACAACTCGATCAGCGTTTTGGTCTGGCAAATATCGTGGGTCAAGACTACAAAATGCAGAAGATGTTTGATTTGATCGAAAGTGTAGCAGATACTCGGACGACGGTCTTGATTCTGGGTGAAAATGGTACGGGAAAAACGATGACTGCACGTGCGATTCACCAGCTTAGCGATCGCTGCAGTAAACCATTTGTTGAAGTTGCCTGTGGCGCGCTTCCAGACACTTTACTCGAGAGTGAGCTATTCGGTCATAAAGCTGGCGCCTTTACGGGGGCAACTCATGACAAAATTGGCAAGTTTTTACAGGCGGATGGTGGTACATTGTTCCTAGATGAAATTGCCACGTCTTCTCCCAGTCTGCAGGTAAAATTGTTGCGGGTTTTGCAGGATCGTGAATTCGAAGCAGTTGGTGATAATAAAACTCATTCTGTTGATATTCGTCTCATTCTGGCAACCAATCAAAATTTGGAAGAGATGGTAGCCAAAGGAGAATTCAGACAGGATTTATATTATCGCATAAACGTAATTACATTGACTCAGCCTGCCCTTAGAGAACGCATCAGTGACATTCCGCTACTGATCGAACACTATCTCAAAATTTATAACGAACAAGTTGGCAAATCCATCAAAGGTTTTGATGCTTCTGCAGTTCAAGCAATGTTAAAATATTCCTGGCCAGGTAATGTTCGAGAGCTCATTAATGTCATTGAGCGGTCGGTTGTGTTGACAAAAGGTGATTACATTCGAATTCATGATCTTCCCGAACAAATTCGTCAGGAACAATCATTTTTGGCGTCTTCTAGCAATCGAGTGGGGAATGCCTCATTGAAGAGTGCTTTAGCAAACCCTGAACGTCAAATCATTATCGAAGCCCTTGAGGCCAATGGATGGAATCGACAAAACACGGCCAAAGCCTTGGGAATCAATCGCACAACACTTTATAAGAAAATGAAGAAGTACGAAATCGATTTCGAAAAGCAACTAATGCACTAA